In a genomic window of Homo sapiens chromosome 22, GRCh38.p14 Primary Assembly:
- the CRYBB2 gene encoding beta-crystallin B2, with translation MASDHQTQAGKPQSLNPKIIIFEQENFQGHSHELNGPCPNLKETGVEKAGSVLVQAGPWVGYEQANCKGEQFVFEKGEYPRWDSWTSSRRTDSLSSLRPIKVDSQEHKIILYENPNFTGKKMEIIDDDVPSFHAHGYQEKVSSVRVQSGTWVGYQYPGYRGLQYLLEKGDYKDSSDFGAPHPQVQSVRRIRDMQWHQRGAFHPSN, from the exons ATGGCCTCAGATCACCAGACCCAGGCGGGCAAGCCACAGTCCCTCAACCCCAAG ATCATCATCTTTGAGCAGGAAAACTTTCAAGGCCACTCGCATGAGCTCAATGGGCCCTGCCCCAACCTGAAGGAAACTGGCGTGGAGAAGGCAGGTTCTGTCCTAGTGCAGGCTGGACC CTGGGTGGGCTATGAACAGGCCAACTGCAAGGGCGAGCAGTTTGTGTTTGAGAAGGGTGAGTACCCCCGCTGGGACTCATGGACCAGCAGCCGAAGGACGGACTCCCTCAGCTCCCTGAGGCCCATCAAAGTG GACAGCCAAGAGCACAAGATCATCCTCTATGAAAACCCCAACTTCACCGGGAAGAAGATGGAAATCATAGATGACGATGTACCCAGCTTCCACGCCCATGGCTACCAGGAGAAGGTGTCATCTGTGCGGGTGCAGAGTGGCAC GTGGGTTGGCTACCAGTACCCCGGCTACCGTGGGCTGCAGTACCTGCTGGAGAAGGGAGACTACAAGGACAGCAGCGACTTTGGGGCCCCTCACCCCCAGGTGCAGTCCGTGCGCCGTATCCGCGACATGCAGTGGCACCAACGTGGTGCCTTCCACCCCTCCAACTAG